The following are encoded together in the Nyctibius grandis isolate bNycGra1 chromosome 5, bNycGra1.pri, whole genome shotgun sequence genome:
- the RPS19BP1 gene encoding active regulator of SIRT1 codes for MSASLLRRGLELLEAPGRGKAPPGPQRGREGPRAASAARRRKAAPEPGRNKATIKGRVVKSAIEEYHKKKAVNHLRANLQYMLKGRFVASKAITEQVLAQNRGRKSKDQPPKKVAKKQPEGTVFTEEDFRKFEREYFGRP; via the exons ATGTCGGCCTCGCTGTTGCGGCGGggcctggagctgctggaggcgCCGG GCCGTGGAAAGGCCCCGCCGGGACcccagcggggccgggagggcCCCAGGGCGGCGAGCGCTGCGAGGCGGAGGAAGGCGGCTCCGGAGCCCGGCAGGAACAAGGCCACTATCAAGGGCAGAGTCGTGAAGTCGGCGATAG AGGAGTATCACAAGAAGAAGGCCGTGAATCACTTGAGAGCAAACCTACAGTACATGTTGAAGGGACGATTTGTTGCAAGCAAAGCCATCACAGAACAA GTTCTCGCTCAGAACAGAGGCAGGAAGTCCAAAGATCAGCCTCCAAAGAAGGTGGCAAAGAAGCAGCCTGAGGGCACTGTCTTTACTGAGGAAGATTTCCGTAAATTTGAGAGAGAATACTTTGGGAGACCATAA
- the ATF4 gene encoding cyclic AMP-dependent transcription factor ATF-4: MSLLNNEMLLGDSLSPFSQPCSVAEESLGLLDDYLEVAEPLSSHGFSSDKAKAVSSNWLAVDSLGNTIDSSQEDAFSGMEWMVEKMDLKEFDFDALLGMEHLEATVSPDELMATLEDTCDLLFNSTIQEFHNKEPPLITDLITISLNPQLEADPMAPLASLWSFPLSPGSLTSTPDHSFSLELGSEVDVLEGERKQEGPTFVVVITKSEKEEENHSDDSGICMSPDSYLGTPQHSPTNSVGSHNDNQFPTDANCGSVRSKPYDHPAEKVVSAKMKGEKKIDKKLKKMEQNKTAATRYRQKKRAEQEALSGECRELEQKNQALKEKADSLSKEIQYLKDLIEEVRKAKGKRARVPE; the protein is encoded by the exons ATGAGCCTCTTGAACAACGAGATGCTGTTGGGGGATTCATTATCCCCCTTCAGCCAGCCGTGTTCGGTGGCTGAGGAAAGTCTGGGACTCCTTGATGACTACCTGGAGGTGGCCGAGCCCCTCAGTTCGCATGGGTTCTCCAGCGACAAGGCTAAGGCAGTCTCCTCCAATTGGCTTGCTGTGGACAGTTTAGGCAACACCATAGATAGCAGCCAGG AGGATGCCTTCTCTGGCATGGAGTGGATGGTGGAGAAGATGGATCTGAAGGAATTTGATTTTGATGCCCTGTTAGGTATGGAACATCTGGAAGCCACCGTCTCACCAGACGAGCTGATGGCCACGTTGGAAGACACGTGTGATCTCCTATTTAACTCTACCATCCAGGAATTTCACAACAAAGAACCTCCACTGATAACTGACCTAATCACCATCTCCCTGAATCCCCAATTGGAGGCAGATCCAATGGCCCCATTGGCTTCCCTTTGgtcttttcccctctctccaggGTCTCTGACTTCCACTCCAGACCATTCATTTAGTTTAGAACTAGGTAGTGAAGTGGATgttttggaaggagaaagaaaacaggagggCCCCACCTTTGTGGTAGTGATCACCAAGtctgagaaagaggaggagaaccATTCTGATGATAGTGGAATATGCATGAGCCCAGACTCCTACCTGGGAACACCCCAACATAGCCCTACCAATTCAGTTGGATCCCACAATGACAACCAGTTCCCTACAGATGCCAACTGTGGCTCTGTGCGGTCCAAACCATACGATCATCCTGCAGAGAAGGTAGTGTCAGCAaagatgaaaggagaaaagaaaatagataagAAATTGAAAAAGATGGAGCAGAATAAGACTGCTGCCACGCGTTACCGGCAGAAGAAGAGGGCAGAACAGGAGGCACTGTCAGGGGAGTGCAGAGAGTTGGAGCAGAAGAATCAGGCCCTGAAGGAGAAAGCAGATTCCCTTAGTAAGGAAATTCAGTACTTAAAAGATCTGATTGAAGAGGTACGCAAGGCCAAGGGCAAAAGAGCTAGAGTCCCCGAGTAG